Proteins encoded in a region of the Mycoplasmoides pirum ATCC 25960 genome:
- a CDS encoding NAD(P)/FAD-dependent oxidoreductase yields MNNFDIVIVGAGPSGIYSATYAALKGMNVLVVESSDILGGQPRQLYGHKKVYDFPGHLVTTGEIIVENLLNQQKSIKNQIKYLLNTNVIKYKHLKNNLISLKLSNKKTIKTKAIIISTGNGTLVPNLINPELIKEKVNQKNIHYYVEHFDNYKNLNLVVLGGGDSAVEWASQLAESQKPKNVSIIHRKPMYRANAKYVNELKINKVNEYLDFEIESIDKKFIYIKSNTNKKISKINYDKIIVQYGLKQIKPKVDPFIKINRLGIKYLVDKNQQTNEPNIYAIGASTYYKGRPNLMIVGISEGVIAIKHIYDKINPYNQDYITKD; encoded by the coding sequence ATGAACAATTTTGACATAGTTATTGTTGGCGCAGGTCCAAGTGGCATTTATTCTGCAACTTATGCCGCTTTAAAAGGAATGAATGTTTTAGTTGTAGAATCTAGTGATATTTTAGGTGGGCAACCAAGACAATTATATGGTCATAAAAAAGTTTATGATTTTCCGGGTCATTTAGTTACAACAGGTGAAATAATTGTTGAAAATCTTCTAAATCAACAAAAATCTATAAAAAATCAAATTAAATATTTGTTAAATACAAATGTAATCAAATATAAACATTTAAAAAATAATTTAATTTCTTTAAAGTTATCTAACAAAAAAACTATTAAAACAAAAGCAATAATTATTTCCACAGGAAATGGCACATTAGTTCCAAATTTAATAAATCCTGAACTAATAAAAGAAAAAGTTAATCAAAAAAATATTCATTATTATGTGGAACATTTTGATAACTATAAAAATTTAAATCTTGTTGTTTTAGGCGGTGGTGATAGTGCTGTTGAATGAGCTAGTCAACTAGCTGAAAGTCAAAAACCTAAAAATGTATCAATAATACATAGAAAACCTATGTATCGTGCAAATGCTAAATATGTTAATGAATTAAAAATTAACAAAGTTAATGAATATTTAGATTTTGAGATTGAATCAATTGATAAAAAATTTATTTATATTAAATCAAATACAAATAAAAAAATTAGCAAAATTAATTATGACAAAATTATTGTTCAATATGGATTGAAACAAATCAAACCAAAAGTAGATCCATTTATAAAAATTAATCGTTTAGGAATCAAATACTTGGTTGACAAAAACCAACAAACAAATGAACCTAATATTTATGCAATTGGTGCATCCACTTACTATAAAGGGAGACCAAACTTAATGATTGTTGGGATTAGCGAAGGTGTTATAGCTATTAAACATATTTATGACAAAATTAATCCATACAACCAAGATTATATTACAAAAGATTAA
- a CDS encoding HIT family protein yields the protein MLENCVFCKIINKEIEAKILDENEFAIAFLDVNPTANGHTIVIPKQHFKDLSSTNEIFLNGVFNLVKSVSKKLKNSKLDPWGINYLSNEGNIAGQEVFHFHVHVIPKYAAGEGFGFKTNKINLQPIDEIYKDIN from the coding sequence ATGTTAGAAAATTGTGTTTTTTGCAAAATTATAAATAAAGAAATAGAAGCAAAAATTTTAGATGAAAATGAATTTGCTATTGCTTTTTTAGATGTAAATCCAACAGCTAATGGACACACGATAGTAATTCCGAAACAACATTTTAAAGATTTGTCTAGTACAAATGAAATATTTTTAAATGGAGTTTTTAATTTAGTGAAATCTGTTAGTAAAAAATTAAAAAATTCCAAGTTAGATCCTTGAGGTATTAATTATTTATCAAATGAAGGTAATATTGCGGGACAAGAAGTATTTCACTTTCATGTGCATGTTATACCAAAATATGCAGCTGGAGAAGGATTTGGTTTTAAAACAAATAAAATAAATTTACAACCTATTGATGAAATATACAAAGATATTAATTAA
- the gpmI gene encoding 2,3-bisphosphoglycerate-independent phosphoglycerate mutase: MNNQVLLMILDGYGISKNKVGNAVLNAKTPNLDKLQTKYPCINIKASGEAVGLPKNQIGNSEVGHLHIGAGRVIYTGLSLINKSIANKTFNKNKALTSAINHAKKNKSTFHVMGLYSSGGVHSLLNHILAILEVANKNKLKTVLHIFADGRDVPPQTIYKELKKTLPLLKKLNVKIGTISGRYYAMDRDKRWDRIDKAYDAIVLGKANTFNEPLTYIKEQYSKKINDEFIEPAINAQEPIKNITVQNNDSIFFANFRPDRARQLSHYLFGSKYYDVKAKIKRKNLFLVTMMQYEGIVPSAIAFPQIDYKNTLGEVLAKNKKKQLRIAETEKYAHVTFFFDGGKEIDYPLETKILIPSNKKVATYDLAPEMSCKEITDKLISEIGKHDLIVLNYANPDMVGHTGKYEATIKALENLDLQIGKLIKICEEKNVTLFFTADHGNAETMLDNKKQPVTKHTANLVPFACTDKKVQFLNNKNNSLSNVAPTILSYLNIKIPKEMTAKSILKIKK; the protein is encoded by the coding sequence ATGAACAATCAAGTATTATTAATGATTTTAGATGGATATGGAATTTCTAAAAATAAAGTAGGAAATGCAGTATTAAACGCAAAAACTCCAAATTTAGATAAATTACAAACAAAATATCCTTGCATTAACATTAAAGCCTCAGGAGAGGCTGTTGGATTGCCAAAAAATCAAATAGGTAATTCAGAAGTAGGTCATTTACACATAGGTGCTGGTAGAGTTATTTATACTGGTTTATCTTTAATCAATAAATCAATTGCTAATAAAACATTCAATAAAAATAAAGCATTAACAAGTGCTATTAATCATGCAAAGAAAAACAAATCAACTTTTCATGTAATGGGTTTGTATTCTTCTGGTGGTGTTCATAGTTTATTAAATCATATTTTGGCAATTTTAGAAGTTGCCAATAAAAATAAACTTAAAACTGTGTTACATATTTTTGCAGATGGTCGAGATGTTCCACCACAAACAATATACAAAGAATTGAAAAAAACTTTACCTTTATTAAAAAAATTAAATGTAAAGATTGGAACAATTTCTGGTCGATATTATGCTATGGATCGTGATAAACGATGAGATCGAATTGATAAAGCATATGATGCAATAGTTTTAGGAAAAGCTAATACATTTAATGAACCTTTAACTTACATTAAAGAGCAATATTCTAAAAAAATTAATGATGAATTTATAGAACCAGCTATTAATGCTCAAGAACCAATTAAAAATATTACAGTTCAAAATAATGATTCTATATTTTTTGCAAATTTTAGACCAGATCGTGCTCGACAACTTTCACATTATTTATTTGGTTCAAAATATTATGATGTCAAAGCAAAAATAAAACGTAAAAATTTATTTTTGGTTACAATGATGCAATATGAAGGAATTGTGCCTTCAGCAATTGCCTTTCCCCAAATAGATTACAAAAATACTTTGGGTGAAGTTTTAGCTAAAAATAAAAAGAAACAATTAAGAATTGCTGAAACTGAAAAATATGCACACGTTACTTTTTTCTTTGACGGCGGTAAAGAAATAGATTATCCATTAGAAACTAAAATTTTAATTCCTTCAAATAAAAAAGTTGCAACATATGATCTTGCGCCAGAAATGTCATGTAAAGAAATTACAGATAAATTAATTAGTGAAATTGGCAAACACGATTTAATAGTTTTAAATTATGCAAATCCTGACATGGTTGGTCACACAGGAAAATATGAAGCTACTATTAAAGCTTTAGAAAATTTAGATCTACAAATAGGAAAATTAATTAAAATTTGTGAAGAAAAAAATGTAACTTTATTTTTTACAGCAGATCATGGAAATGCAGAAACTATGTTAGATAATAAAAAACAACCTGTAACAAAACATACAGCTAATTTAGTTCCTTTTGCTTGCACAGATAAAAAAGTTCAATTCTTAAATAATAAAAATAATTCTTTATCAAATGTTGCTCCAACAATTTTGAGTTATTTAAATATTAAAATTCCTAAAGAAATGACTGCAAAATCTATTTTGAAAATTAAAAAATAA
- the tpiA gene encoding triose-phosphate isomerase, which produces MKKRIIIGNWKTNKTQKEVKEFFKILNASLKNKNICCTFGVAPVAIHLELAKSLAPKQMIIAAQDANYISSGAFTGTISWSQLKDIKIKYVIVGHSERRMYYNETDDIVNKKVKNLLENKMIPILCIGENIEEFNNKKTYQVCATQLKKALLNVPIELLSNLIVAYEPIWAIGTGKTATVDIAQNTIKKIRQEIEKIANSNIAKKVKILYGGSVKPDNIESLMKQPDIDGALVGGASLLAKDYLKLLGK; this is translated from the coding sequence ATGAAAAAAAGAATTATTATTGGTAATTGGAAAACAAATAAAACTCAAAAAGAAGTTAAAGAATTTTTTAAAATTTTAAATGCTTCACTTAAAAACAAAAATATTTGTTGCACATTTGGGGTAGCTCCTGTAGCAATTCATTTAGAATTAGCAAAATCATTAGCACCAAAACAAATGATTATTGCTGCACAAGATGCTAATTATATTTCTTCAGGAGCATTCACTGGCACTATAAGTTGATCACAATTAAAAGATATTAAAATTAAGTATGTAATTGTTGGACATTCAGAACGAAGAATGTACTATAATGAAACAGACGATATAGTAAATAAAAAAGTTAAAAATTTACTTGAAAATAAAATGATTCCAATATTATGTATTGGGGAAAATATAGAAGAATTTAATAACAAAAAAACATATCAAGTTTGTGCAACTCAATTAAAAAAAGCTTTATTGAATGTTCCTATAGAATTATTAAGTAATTTAATTGTTGCATATGAACCAATTTGAGCAATCGGGACAGGCAAAACAGCTACGGTAGATATTGCTCAAAACACAATTAAGAAAATTAGACAAGAAATTGAAAAAATTGCAAATTCTAATATAGCTAAAAAAGTTAAAATTCTATATGGTGGTTCTGTTAAACCTGACAATATTGAGTCATTAATGAAACAACCAGACATTGATGGAGCATTAGTGGGTGGCGCTTCATTGTTGGCAAAAGATTATTTAAAACTATTAGGTAAATAG
- a CDS encoding phospho-sugar mutase — protein sequence MNNEIVKKWLSSDNVPQTDKDIISKMKNEELELAFSNAPLSFGTAGIRAKMAPGTQFLNKITYYQMATGYGKFLKNKFSNQNISVIVAHDNRNNGIDFSIDVTNILTSLGIRVYLFENNQLTSTPIVSYAIRKLNAQGAVIVTASHNPKEDNGFKIYNETGAQVLPDDGLKVVELMPNVIEMIDLKVTNDDSLITYLNEDIFRQYYEDCKQALIKTNINESKEFSIVFSGQHGTACKRLPEFLKLLGYKNIILVEEQCIFDGNFSNTPTPNPENRAAWDLSIEYADKNNANVIIQVDPDADRFALGVRYKNSWRFLSGNQMGIIYTDYILKNKTFTKKPYIVSSYVSTNLIDRIIKEYHGEVYRVGTGFKWVGDKINKIKDSEEFVVGFEEAVGALNSTINRDKDAYQAAALALEIYNECLKNNINIIDHLEKNIYGKYGIIHNDTISFTFVENNWKELVKNRLDKILKYSEKTIGNRTITSIKYNEVGGCYDWILDGDSWLRFRMSGTEPKFKVYYNLYGENLNALSQEAKTINDQIKTLLNL from the coding sequence ATGAATAATGAAATTGTTAAAAAATGATTATCTAGTGATAATGTTCCACAAACAGATAAAGATATTATTTCTAAAATGAAAAATGAAGAGTTAGAATTAGCTTTCTCTAATGCGCCGTTATCGTTTGGCACAGCTGGTATAAGAGCTAAAATGGCTCCTGGCACTCAATTTTTAAATAAAATTACATACTATCAAATGGCAACAGGATATGGAAAATTTTTAAAAAATAAATTTTCTAATCAGAATATTAGCGTGATTGTTGCTCATGATAATCGTAATAATGGTATTGATTTTTCTATTGATGTAACTAATATCTTAACTTCGCTAGGAATTAGAGTTTATTTGTTTGAAAATAATCAACTTACTTCTACGCCAATTGTTTCGTATGCTATAAGAAAATTAAATGCACAAGGAGCAGTTATTGTTACTGCTAGTCATAATCCTAAAGAAGATAATGGCTTTAAAATCTATAATGAAACAGGTGCTCAAGTTTTGCCTGATGATGGTTTAAAAGTTGTTGAATTAATGCCTAATGTAATTGAAATGATAGATTTAAAAGTGACTAATGATGATTCATTAATTACATATTTAAATGAAGATATTTTTAGACAATATTATGAAGATTGTAAACAAGCATTAATTAAAACTAATATCAATGAATCTAAAGAATTTTCAATAGTTTTTAGTGGTCAACATGGTACTGCATGTAAAAGATTACCTGAATTTCTTAAACTACTAGGTTATAAAAACATAATTTTAGTTGAAGAACAATGTATTTTTGATGGGAATTTTTCTAATACTCCAACACCAAATCCAGAAAATCGTGCAGCGTGAGATTTGTCAATAGAGTATGCAGATAAAAACAATGCAAATGTGATTATTCAAGTTGATCCTGATGCTGATAGATTTGCCCTTGGTGTTCGCTATAAAAATTCTTGACGTTTTTTAAGTGGAAATCAAATGGGCATTATTTACACAGATTACATACTTAAAAACAAAACATTTACCAAAAAACCATATATTGTTTCTTCATACGTATCAACAAATTTAATTGATCGTATTATCAAAGAATATCATGGAGAAGTTTATCGAGTTGGAACTGGTTTTAAATGAGTTGGAGATAAAATTAATAAAATCAAAGATTCAGAAGAATTTGTTGTTGGATTTGAAGAAGCTGTTGGCGCTTTAAATTCAACAATAAACAGAGACAAAGATGCATATCAAGCAGCTGCATTGGCATTAGAAATATACAATGAATGTTTAAAAAACAACATTAATATTATTGATCATTTAGAAAAAAATATTTATGGAAAATATGGAATTATTCATAATGACACTATTTCATTTACTTTTGTGGAAAATAATTGAAAAGAATTAGTAAAAAATCGTTTAGATAAAATTTTAAAATATAGTGAAAAAACAATAGGAAATAGAACTATTACTTCTATAAAATATAATGAAGTTGGTGGTTGTTATGATTGAATATTAGATGGAGATTCTTGACTACGTTTTAGAATGTCTGGAACAGAACCTAAATTTAAAGTTTATTATAATTTATATGGCGAAAACTTAAATGCACTTAGTCAAGAAGCTAAAACAATAAATGATCAAATTAAAACATTATTAAATTTATAA
- the cdd gene encoding cytidine deaminase: MKEKDIYFQKLNELISNAYVPYSNFRVSCLLLTDGGWFAGVNIENSAYSPTICAERSAVSSMITSGFKQIFKVYILTDTIVKDIGTPCGVCRQVLSEFAKPETPIITYNLQGEKSFYTLEQLLPFAFNKDALK, from the coding sequence ATGAAAGAAAAAGATATTTATTTTCAAAAACTTAATGAATTAATAAGTAACGCATATGTTCCATATTCGAATTTTAGAGTTAGTTGTTTATTATTAACTGATGGAGGATGATTCGCTGGAGTTAATATAGAAAATTCTGCATATTCACCAACTATATGTGCCGAGCGTAGTGCTGTTTCATCTATGATTACATCGGGTTTTAAACAAATTTTTAAAGTATATATTTTGACTGACACGATTGTTAAAGATATTGGAACTCCTTGTGGGGTTTGTCGTCAAGTTTTAAGTGAATTTGCAAAACCCGAAACACCTATAATTACTTATAATCTTCAAGGTGAAAAATCTTTTTATACTCTCGAGCAATTATTACCGTTTGCTTTTAATAAAGATGCATTAAAATAA
- a CDS encoding thymidine phosphorylase, translated as MNIIEIIELKKNKKKLSQDQINFCISGLVNKSIPDYQISALLMAIWFNGLDDNELYFLTKAMIDSGKIYKFHPEYKKILIDKHSTGGIGDKVSIALAPILVSFDLGVAKLSGRGLGFTGGTIDKLESINVNTDIDLKNSKKILNIANMFIVGQTNDIVPADKLLYALRDVTGTVDSLPLIAASILSKKFALESDYIFIDIKYGQGAFCHDIETAKKLSNIMKNLAKKFKRKVYFVLSDMNEVLGNTVGNAIEVKEAIDFLKNNSDVGTDFKKLMFDLVTLILLKTKKCKTKKEAKEKINYVLENKIAFNNFCNWIELQNGNIAKIKNDTFFKPKYWTNIAAWKSGKISYKSIIELAEIGVDLGSGRRKKEDKIDFQAGIYLHAKSNEKIKIKDKILTLYSSKPIKQDLIDKAKKIIKIS; from the coding sequence ATGAATATTATAGAAATTATTGAATTAAAAAAAAATAAAAAAAAATTGTCTCAAGATCAAATTAATTTTTGTATTTCAGGATTAGTAAACAAATCAATTCCAGATTATCAAATTAGTGCATTGTTAATGGCTATATGATTTAACGGATTAGATGATAATGAATTATATTTTTTAACAAAAGCAATGATTGATTCGGGAAAAATTTATAAATTTCATCCCGAGTATAAAAAAATTTTAATAGACAAACATTCTACAGGTGGCATAGGCGATAAAGTAAGTATTGCTTTAGCGCCAATATTAGTTTCTTTTGATTTAGGTGTTGCAAAATTATCTGGCCGAGGATTAGGTTTTACTGGCGGGACTATAGATAAGTTAGAATCTATTAATGTAAATACTGATATTGATTTAAAAAATTCTAAAAAAATATTAAATATAGCAAACATGTTTATTGTGGGACAAACAAATGATATTGTTCCTGCTGATAAATTATTATATGCGTTACGTGATGTAACAGGAACAGTTGATTCTTTGCCTTTAATAGCAGCATCAATTTTATCTAAAAAATTTGCTTTAGAGTCGGATTACATTTTTATTGATATTAAATATGGTCAAGGAGCATTTTGTCATGATATAGAAACAGCAAAAAAATTAAGTAATATCATGAAAAATTTAGCTAAAAAATTTAAACGAAAAGTTTATTTTGTTTTAAGTGATATGAATGAAGTATTAGGGAATACTGTGGGTAATGCAATTGAAGTAAAAGAGGCCATAGATTTTTTAAAAAATAATTCTGATGTTGGAACAGATTTTAAAAAATTAATGTTTGATTTAGTAACTTTAATTCTTTTGAAAACTAAAAAATGCAAAACAAAAAAAGAAGCTAAAGAAAAAATAAATTATGTTTTAGAAAACAAAATAGCATTTAATAATTTTTGTAACTGAATTGAATTGCAAAATGGAAATATTGCAAAAATTAAAAATGATACTTTTTTCAAACCTAAATATTGAACTAATATAGCAGCATGGAAATCAGGAAAAATTTCATACAAAAGTATCATAGAATTAGCTGAAATAGGAGTTGATTTGGGTTCTGGTAGAAGAAAAAAAGAAGATAAAATAGATTTTCAAGCCGGAATTTATTTACATGCTAAATCAAATGAAAAAATTAAAATAAAAGATAAAATATTAACATTATATTCTTCTAAACCAATAAAGCAAGATCTAATTGATAAAGCTAAAAAAATAATAAAAATTTCTTAA
- the deoC gene encoding deoxyribose-phosphate aldolase, with translation MTIMNYNSLFDHTLLRADASVEEIKQLCDEAVKFNFFSVCVNPSYVPYVKEQLHNSSVKICTVVGFPLGQTSTKQKVYETKIAIKEGADEIDMVLNISEFKENCACVVNEIRKIKKVCKKKILKVIVETALLSENEIEKATLVVIDGGADFIKTSTGFSSRGASIKDIEIMKNVIEKNNSKLKIKASGGIKTLTFVEELIKAGAERIGSSKSVEIIKETLNKN, from the coding sequence TTAACAATTATGAATTACAATAGCTTATTTGATCACACATTATTGCGTGCTGATGCTTCTGTAGAAGAAATTAAACAACTTTGTGATGAAGCAGTAAAGTTTAATTTTTTTTCAGTTTGTGTTAATCCATCATATGTACCTTATGTAAAAGAACAATTACATAATTCAAGTGTCAAAATTTGCACAGTAGTTGGTTTTCCATTAGGACAAACATCTACAAAACAAAAAGTATATGAAACCAAAATAGCTATCAAGGAAGGCGCGGATGAAATAGATATGGTTTTAAATATATCTGAATTTAAAGAAAATTGCGCCTGTGTAGTTAACGAAATTAGAAAAATAAAAAAAGTATGCAAGAAAAAAATATTAAAAGTTATTGTTGAAACAGCATTATTAAGTGAGAATGAAATTGAAAAAGCAACTTTAGTTGTTATTGATGGAGGAGCGGATTTTATAAAAACATCAACAGGTTTTTCTTCTCGAGGCGCTTCAATCAAAGATATTGAAATAATGAAAAACGTTATTGAAAAAAATAATAGCAAATTAAAAATTAAAGCATCTGGTGGAATAAAAACATTAACGTTTGTTGAGGAATTAATAAAAGCTGGTGCCGAAAGAATTGGTTCTTCAAAAAGTGTAGAAATAATAAAAGAAACATTAAATAAAAATTAA
- the deoD gene encoding purine-nucleoside phosphorylase gives MTPHIESKINDIAKVVLMPGDPLRAKWIAENFLEDFVCINTVRNVLGYTGTYKNKKVTVMASGMGIPSIGIYSYELMHFYKVNSIIRIGSCGIVTKRLKIGDVIIADKAYSESTYPKMIGVKANNKILSASPQLVKLAKKIANANNINASIETIVSEDAFYQDKYKPETIYKKHKAVAVEMEAFGLYANAIKEKKKALTLLTVSDSLITKESLSSLERQTTFNTMVKLALEMACELQK, from the coding sequence ATGACACCTCATATAGAATCAAAAATTAATGATATTGCGAAAGTAGTTTTAATGCCCGGCGATCCATTGCGTGCTAAATGAATTGCTGAAAATTTTTTAGAAGATTTTGTTTGTATCAATACAGTTAGAAATGTTTTAGGATATACTGGAACATATAAAAACAAAAAAGTTACTGTTATGGCTAGTGGTATGGGTATTCCATCAATTGGAATATATTCATATGAATTAATGCATTTTTATAAAGTTAATTCAATTATTAGAATTGGTTCATGTGGTATTGTTACTAAACGATTAAAAATTGGTGATGTAATAATAGCAGATAAAGCATATAGTGAATCTACTTATCCTAAAATGATAGGTGTTAAAGCGAACAACAAAATATTATCGGCTAGTCCACAATTAGTTAAATTAGCAAAAAAAATTGCCAATGCAAATAATATAAATGCTTCAATTGAAACAATTGTATCTGAAGATGCTTTCTATCAAGATAAATATAAACCTGAAACAATTTATAAAAAACATAAAGCTGTAGCTGTAGAAATGGAAGCATTTGGTTTATATGCAAATGCTATTAAAGAAAAGAAAAAAGCTTTAACATTACTAACTGTTAGTGATTCTTTAATCACAAAAGAATCTTTATCTTCTTTAGAAAGACAAACAACATTTAACACTATGGTTAAACTTGCTTTAGAAATGGCTTGTGAATTACAAAAATAA
- a CDS encoding SDR family NAD(P)-dependent oxidoreductase, with translation MNPKILIAIEDLLLEKEIKSIFAKNEFEYKNLANENDIDWSEFKNNLRTNDKNQIILYLKKPKIKYNSNIDLLNEENLDIIFKWIEKFNKVHQNILQLNQNKEIKILYITNSSENNDPIEIIINNYIWKYYEGLFIESKIYGIELGMIFKNSNHSFWNYASNIINFFQNKNKALFTNITKQELNNEIVTRSKVQHNKVINWNNDSKKVAIVTGASGGIGLEIGKYLINKNWKVYSLSRNFGIHHGIIYITCDLKNSNDIEKTVNEILKKEKKIHLLVNNSGYGIGSSLENLENNEFEQMYKLNVIGALNLIRTLQPILSQSEGTIINIGSMAGIFTIPFQSAYSLTKAMIDTYSEIIMRDLNSKNIYISTLMPGDTKSNFSKNRVISSKDKNTRYEERINKSIKKMEYDESKGHNPKLIAKTMYKYLHKHKIPIRFTVGKYKLVFFLSKKICHVTTEKIINKLYGVNKK, from the coding sequence ATGAATCCAAAAATCCTTATAGCAATAGAAGATTTATTATTAGAAAAAGAAATTAAATCTATTTTTGCTAAAAATGAATTTGAATATAAAAATTTAGCAAATGAAAATGATATAGATTGAAGTGAATTTAAAAATAATTTAAGAACTAATGATAAAAATCAAATTATCCTTTATTTAAAAAAACCTAAAATTAAATATAATTCAAACATAGATCTTTTAAATGAAGAAAATTTAGATATTATTTTCAAATGAATTGAAAAATTTAACAAAGTACATCAAAACATTTTGCAATTGAATCAAAATAAAGAAATTAAGATTCTTTATATTACAAATTCATCAGAAAATAACGATCCTATAGAAATTATAATCAACAATTATATTTGAAAATATTATGAAGGTTTGTTCATTGAATCAAAAATTTATGGAATTGAACTAGGTATGATTTTCAAAAATTCAAACCATTCTTTTTGAAATTATGCTAGTAATATAATTAATTTTTTTCAAAATAAGAATAAAGCATTATTTACAAATATTACAAAACAAGAATTAAATAATGAAATTGTTACAAGATCAAAAGTTCAACATAATAAAGTTATAAATTGAAATAACGATAGTAAAAAAGTTGCAATAGTTACAGGCGCTTCAGGTGGAATAGGATTGGAAATTGGTAAATATCTGATAAACAAAAATTGAAAAGTTTATTCATTATCAAGAAACTTTGGAATTCATCATGGAATTATTTATATAACTTGTGATTTAAAAAACTCGAATGATATTGAAAAAACCGTTAATGAAATACTTAAAAAAGAAAAGAAAATTCATTTACTAGTCAATAATAGTGGATATGGAATAGGTTCTTCTCTTGAAAATTTAGAAAATAACGAATTTGAACAAATGTATAAATTAAATGTAATAGGCGCTCTAAATTTAATTCGCACTTTACAACCTATACTGTCTCAAAGTGAAGGAACTATCATTAATATTGGTTCAATGGCTGGAATTTTTACTATTCCTTTTCAATCAGCATATTCATTAACTAAGGCAATGATTGATACATATTCTGAAATTATTATGAGAGATTTAAATTCTAAAAATATTTATATTTCAACATTAATGCCTGGTGACACAAAATCTAATTTCAGCAAAAATAGAGTAATTTCTTCAAAAGACAAAAATACTAGATATGAAGAACGAATAAATAAATCTATTAAAAAAATGGAATATGATGAATCTAAAGGACATAACCCTAAATTAATAGCAAAAACTATGTATAAATATTTGCACAAACATAAAATTCCAATTCGATTTACTGTGGGCAAATATAAATTAGTATTTTTCTTATCTAAAAAAATTTGTCATGTTACAACAGAAAAAATAATTAACAAATTATATGGTGTAAATAAAAAATAA